The following nucleotide sequence is from Streptomyces pactum.
GCCGCCGTCGCTGCAGGCCGCGCTGGCCGCCCAGCCCACCCCGCCGGAGGGCGGGCTGGAGGCCGTCGAGCACGTGGTGCTGCTGATGCAGGAGAACCGTTCCTTCGATCACTACTTCGGCATGCTGCGCGGCGTCCGCGGCTTCGGCGACCGCAACGCCGTACGGCTCCCCGGCGGCGGTGACATCTTCCACCAGCCGGCGCCCGGCGGCGGGACCGTGCTGCCGTTCGCCGCCCGGGACGCCGCCGCGGCGCAGCACAAGGACCTCCAGTACGTCGGCCAGCTCGACCACTCCTGGGCGGGCGGCGCCCGCGCCTGGAACGGCGGGTGGATGAACAACTGGATCGCGGCCAAGGGAGCCGCCACCATGGTCCACTTCCAGCGCGAGGACATCCCGTTCCACTACGAGCTGGCCGACACCTTCACCATCTGCGACGCCTACCACTCCGCCATCCACACCTCCACCAGCCCCAACCGCAACTACTGGGTGAGCGGCACCACGGGGTACGAGGCGAACGGCCGCCGGGCGGTCGGCAACGACGCCTACGCCGAGGACACCCACCCCGGGTACGGCTGGACCACCGCCGCCGAGATCCTCCAGCGCGCCGGGGTGAGCTGGCGCGTCTACCAGGAGTGGGACAACTACCAGGACAACAACATCGAGTTCTACCGGCCGTTCAAGGAGGTCGCCCGGAAGGCGCTGGCCGGGCTGGGCCACCGCAGCACCAACAGCTTCTACACCGAGGTGCTCAAGGCCACCGGCGACCGGCGGAAGCGGCTGCTGGACGGGCTGGAGGAGGGCCTGCGCACGCTGGACGCCGGTGAGCGGGAGCTGTTCGAGCGCGGGCTGCGGCGGGTGACCGGGGGCACACTGGCGGACGCCTTCCGGGCCGACGTCGAGGCCGGCACGCTGCCCCGGGTCTCCTACCTGGTGCCGTCCGCGCTGGACTCCGAGCACCCCGGCCCGTCCACCCCGGCGCACAGCGCCACCCTCACCTACCGCATCCTCGACGCCCTGGCCTCCCGGCCCGAGGTGTGGCGGAAGACCGCGGTGTTCCTCACCTACGACGAGAACGACGGCTTCTTCGACCACGTGGTGCCGCCGAACCCGCCCGCCGGAGCGGCCGGGGAGTGGTGGGACGGCAAGCCGCTGGGGCTGGGCGTGCGGGTGCCGATGCTGATCATCTCCCCGTGGACGGTCGGCGGCTACGTCTGCTCGGAGGTGTTCGACCACACCTCCGCCAACCGCTTCCTGGAGCGCTGGCTGGGCATCGAGGTGCCCGGCATCTCCGACTGGCGGCGGACCGTCTGCGGCGACCTGACCGGCGCCTTCGACTTCGGCGGCAGCGCCGCCCCGCAGTCCCTGCACCGGCCCGCGCCGGTCACCCCGGACAACGGGCACTGGACCCCGGTGCCGCCCGCCGACCAGCGCATGCCGCGCCAGGAACCGGGCACCCGGCCGGCCCGCCCGCTGCCGTACCAGCCGGAGGTCTCCGGGGCGTACGAGCCGAAGGAGGGGGTGATGCGGCTGGTGCTGACCAACAGCGGCACCCGCAGCGCGCACCTGACGCTCTTCCCCTACGCGGGCGAGTACCCGGCGCCGCAGCACCGGGACGCCGCGGCCGGCGAGGTCACCACCTGGGAGGTGCCGGTCACCGGCGGCGCCTACGACTTCACGGTGACCGGCCCGAACGGCTTCCGCCGCGAGTTCCGGGGCACCGCGGACGGCGCCGCGGCCGGGCTGCGGGTGCGCGGCACCATCGACGCCCGCCGGCGGGTGCTGCGCCTGGCCGTGACCAACACGGGGCGGCGGCCGGTGCGGCTCACCCTCCGGCCGCTGGCCTACGTCGCCGACCCGGACGCCCGGGAGCGCACCGTCACGGTCCGGGGCCGCTCCACCCGGAGCGTGGACTTCGCCACCCGGGAGGGGCGGGGCTGGTACGACCTCGCGCTGACCGCCGAGGGCGATCCGGGCTTCCACCGCCGGCTGGCCGGCCACATCGAGAACGGGCGCCCCTCGGTCAGCGGCTGATCCGGACGGCGGGGCCCGGCGGGTCCGGGAGTTCCGGGGCCGGGGCCGGGACCGGTCGGCTCGGGGGGCATGGGTCCGTCGGGTCCCCGGCCCCCGGGCTCGGGGGCATGGCCCAGGGCCCTGGGCCGGGACCGGGAGCGGGATCGGACCGAGATCGGGACCGACCGGCTCGGGGGCCCGGGCCTGCTGGGTCCCGGGCCCTGGGCCGGGGCCGGGACGAGCGGCAGGGACCCGGTACCCGGCCCGTTCCGGAGCGGGTCCCGGGACGGCCGGCCCGTTCCGGATCGGCCGTCCCCGGGCCGTGCGCGGCGGTGTGGAGTGCCCCACAAAGGGGACAAAGGATCATTTCCGGGTGCAAGAGTGCAGGAGGAACGCGGCGCGCCGCCAGGGCGGCCCGGCGGGTTCCGCCCGTCCGCCCGTACGTTCCGTGCCCGAGCCGGGGACCCACCCGGCCGCGAACGGCCCCGCCGTGAGCGGCGCGACACCCGAAAGCAGTCCATGGCCGCACTCGCCCGGTGGTGCCTGAGGCACCGCGTCGCCGTCATCGTGCTGTGGCT
It contains:
- a CDS encoding phosphocholine-specific phospholipase C, producing the protein MASDISRRRLFALGAGAAGGAAAASLLPPSLQAALAAQPTPPEGGLEAVEHVVLLMQENRSFDHYFGMLRGVRGFGDRNAVRLPGGGDIFHQPAPGGGTVLPFAARDAAAAQHKDLQYVGQLDHSWAGGARAWNGGWMNNWIAAKGAATMVHFQREDIPFHYELADTFTICDAYHSAIHTSTSPNRNYWVSGTTGYEANGRRAVGNDAYAEDTHPGYGWTTAAEILQRAGVSWRVYQEWDNYQDNNIEFYRPFKEVARKALAGLGHRSTNSFYTEVLKATGDRRKRLLDGLEEGLRTLDAGERELFERGLRRVTGGTLADAFRADVEAGTLPRVSYLVPSALDSEHPGPSTPAHSATLTYRILDALASRPEVWRKTAVFLTYDENDGFFDHVVPPNPPAGAAGEWWDGKPLGLGVRVPMLIISPWTVGGYVCSEVFDHTSANRFLERWLGIEVPGISDWRRTVCGDLTGAFDFGGSAAPQSLHRPAPVTPDNGHWTPVPPADQRMPRQEPGTRPARPLPYQPEVSGAYEPKEGVMRLVLTNSGTRSAHLTLFPYAGEYPAPQHRDAAAGEVTTWEVPVTGGAYDFTVTGPNGFRREFRGTADGAAAGLRVRGTIDARRRVLRLAVTNTGRRPVRLTLRPLAYVADPDARERTVTVRGRSTRSVDFATREGRGWYDLALTAEGDPGFHRRLAGHIENGRPSVSG